GATACAAAAAGATCCGGGCCAAGAATGACCTCTCCACTGGATAAACTTAGTTGGGCATGACTGATCCAGGGCCAATAGTAGTCAGAGATGATTGTCGCCGGAGGCTGATCAGGCTCACCAACTTCATCATTTTCATCTATTTCTACCTCTTCTACCTCAGGTTCTTCGTCAATCTCTTCTTCTGCCGGCGGACTTACCTGAGTAGGTTCAACTAGACATCCAATAAGCAAAATCATAAATATGGTGGTCAGCAAAAATACCATTAAAAAGCGGGTATTAAATTTCAATGCATTCCACCTCCCTCAATAATTCAGATCGTGAATTAAAAGCAATCTATTTAATATGTACAACTTAGTACTTTTTCGACACAAGCCATTTAGAACCTTCACCCAGCAATTCCTAAAGCGGCCAGACAATCATTATCAGCGGAATAGCAACCAAAACAATAATTATTTCCAGAGGAAGACCCATCCGCCAGTAATCACCAAATCTATATCCACCAGGACCCATCACCAAAGTGTTGGATTGATGCCCGATGGGGGTTAGAAAAGCACAGGAAGCTCCAATTGCAACGGCCATCAAGAAAGGATCTACCGAAAAACCGGAACCAACCGCAACGCTGATGGCAATTGGGGCCATTAACACTGCTGCTGCTGCATTGTTGACCAGATCCGAAAGAAACATTGTGCCGACCAGGATTAGCGTAAGGGTAACCCAGGGCATGGCATTCCCGGAAGTATGCATAATTAATTCTGCAATCATACCGGCTCCCCCGGTGGTTTCAAGAGCCTGGCTAACCGGAATCATTGCTCCCAACAATACAATAACCGGCCAATCCACGCTTTCATAGATCTCCCTTAAAGAAATAAAACCGGCTAATACCATAACCAGGGCTGCAGATGTAAAAGCGATCTGGATCGGAAGAAGTCCCGTTGCCGCAAGTGTTAAGGCTGCAGCGAATATCAGTATCCCCAGGAAAACCCTCTGGGGTTGATCAACCCGCAGACCTCTTTCAACAAGAGGCAGTAAACCGAGTGATGGTAAAACTTCATTCAGTGTATCTACCGGTCCCTGCAACAGCAAAACATCACCAACACGAAATTTGATTTTATCCGGTTTTTTACTAAGACGGCTGCCCTGTCTTGAAAGGCCAAGCAGGTTTACGCCGTATCGTGACCTGAGGTTTAACGATCGTGCTGTCTTCCCTTCAAGCATTGAATTTCTGGTTATAGTTGCCTCCATTACGGTAACCTCTTCGGAACTGAGCACTTCTTCATCCAGTTTATCTGTTTCTGCAAGCTTGAGACCGGTTGTATGAAGAAAATCTTTTAGATCTTCAGCATTGGCCCTGATTACAAGTTCATCGCCTTCCTTGAACGTCCGATATGGAGATGG
This is a stretch of genomic DNA from Bacillota bacterium. It encodes these proteins:
- a CDS encoding SLC13 family permease translates to MPIEQIIIFSVLGLILFLFIWGRWRYDLVALFALLIVTVLGLVPPENAFSGFGHPAVITVAAVLIVSRALFNSGMVDYIARLISRVGENANIQLSVLVLAVTLSSGFMNNIGALALFMPVAIRMARKSNRSPSLFLMPLAFGSLLGGLITQVGTPPNIIISIFRAETSLGVPFRMFDFAPVGAGVALAGFIFIILLGWRLIPQRKGQLSREELFKIDDYITEIFVPGKSSLTGKRLRDLEEATDGDIIVVGHIRNGQKFPAPSPYRTFKEGDELVIRANAEDLKDFLHTTGLKLAETDKLDEEVLSSEEVTVMEATITRNSMLEGKTARSLNLRSRYGVNLLGLSRQGSRLSKKPDKIKFRVGDVLLLQGPVDTLNEVLPSLGLLPLVERGLRVDQPQRVFLGILIFAAALTLAATGLLPIQIAFTSAALVMVLAGFISLREIYESVDWPVIVLLGAMIPVSQALETTGGAGMIAELIMHTSGNAMPWVTLTLILVGTMFLSDLVNNAAAAVLMAPIAISVAVGSGFSVDPFLMAVAIGASCAFLTPIGHQSNTLVMGPGGYRFGDYWRMGLPLEIIIVLVAIPLIMIVWPL